TTTATCACTTGATCTAATTGTTGCATTTCTGCAAATAGCTCGCGTTTCATCTTCTCTCGTTCTAAAAACTCTGTCATATTCACTCGAATGAGGTGATCTACATAATATCTATAGGCTTTATCCGATGGAATTCTTCCAGAAGATGTATGCGTTTTTTCCAAAAAACCAAGTTCTTCTAAGTCTGACATCTCGTTTCTTATAGTTGCTGAACTAACGCCCAAATCCGAAGACTTTGAAAGTGTTCTTGAACCAATAGGCTCTCCTTTCAATATATAGTTTTGGATAATGGCATTTAATATAGCAAGTTTTCTTTTATCTATTGCCATAACGATCACTCCATTTTGTTATTAGCACTCAGTACTTATGAGTGCTAACTACTTCTCCTATAAAATAACATCAAAAAATATTTTTGTCAATACTTTCGACAATTTTTTTTAAAAATCCATCAATTGCTCAAATACATAATTTGATAAGTCCATTCCCTTTATGCTCAATTTATAGCCTTTTCTAGTCTTTTCTATGAGTTCTTCATCTATCAGTTTTTCAAATATTTTTATATGTTCATCATCCAATTCAGCTCCAAATCTCGACTCATAGTCATCCAATTCAAAACCCTTTGTCATTCGTAAATTTAGCATAAGATACTCAAATATCTTCTCGTCTCTTCCTATATGCTCTATACTTTCTTTTATTTCCGGCAATGTATTTTTCTCAACCAAATTAATATATTTATCAAATTCAGATTCATTACCCCATCTTCGGTCATCAAAATAACTATGTGCAGCTAAACCTAGTCCAATATAGGGTTTTGTCTCCCAATATATTATATTGTGCTTGCACTCTCTTTCACTTCTAGCAAAATTCGAAATTTCATATTGGTAAAATCCTTTTTCTTTAAGCCTAGCTATACCTTTATGATACATATCTCTTTCTAGCTCTTCATCTGGCATATTTAATTTTCCTTCTATATATAGATTATAAAGAGGGGTTTCTTCCATTAATGTCAAACTGTAAAATGATATATGCTGTATATCTAGTGATGCCAATCTATCTATATCGTTTATTACATCTTCAAGCGTCTCATCTGGTAAATTATATATTAGATCTGCATTTATATTTTCTATACCACATTTTTTTATTATATTTATGGCATTTAGAAAATCACTGTACTTATGGCATCTACCTATCGCTTTGAGATGGTCGTCATTTGTACTCTGAAGTCCCAAACTAAATCTATTTACCCCCATATTCTTATATGATAGTATTTTATCCTCTGTAACAGTATTCGGATTCATCTCTATGGAAAATTCTCTGCAATTAGATAAATCAAATTCTGATTTCAAGCATTCTATCACTTGTTCTATATACTTAGGTTCTACTATACTAGGAGTTCCACCACCTATGTATATAGTGTCAATTTCTATATTTTCTTCATCATCTAATATACTTTTGGCTTTTTCACTTCTAAGTGATATTTCTTTTTTTAGAGCTTCAAAGTATTTTTCTCTATTTTTAAACTGACTTGGATATGATGCAAAATCGCAGTATTTACACTTAGATTTACAAAATGGAATATGTATATAAACTCCTATTTTCATATTTTCTATCTCCTTTTTGCACAAACAAAATCAATAAAAAGGGAGTGGCTTTTGCCAATCTCCCCGTTTTATTATTTTTCGTCAAATTTTAATACAGCTAAGAATGCCTCTTGTGGAACGTTTACGCTACCCACATTTCTCATTCTCTTCTTTCCTTCTTTCTGTTTTTGAAGAAGTTTTTTCTTTCTAGAAATATCTCCACCATAACATTTGGCAAGTACGTCTTTTCTCATAGCTCTTATAGTCTCTCTAGCTATTACCTTTGTACCAACACTAGCCTGAATAGGTACTACAAACATATGTCTTGGTATAACTTCTTTAAGTCTTTCAGCTATAGATCTTCCTCTTTCATAAGCTTTCTCTTTGTGTACTATTATAGAGAATGCATCCACTAATTCTTTGTTTATCAGTATATCTAACTTAACTAGCTCTGATCTCTTGTATCCTATAAGTTCATAATCAAGCGAAGCATATCCTTTAGTCTTTGATTTAAGTGCATCAAAGAAATCGTATATAACTTCATTCAATGGGATTTCATAGTGCATTATAACTCTAGTTTCTTCTATATACTCCATATCTTTAAATATGGCTCTCTTGTTTTGGCAAAGGTCCATTATTGGTCCAACAAAATCAGTTGGTGTCATGATATTTGCTCTTACCATTGGTTCTTCCATATAATCTATTTCCTGCACTGGTGGCAGATCTGATGGGTTCTGAAGTTGTATCATTTGACCATCTGTCTTCATTATATTGTATATAACACCTGGTGCTGTAGTAATTATATCTAAATCAAACTCTCTCTCTAGTCTCTCCTGTATGATTTCAAGGTGCAATAATCCTAGGAAACCACATCTAAATCCAAATCCAAGAGCTACTGATGTCTCTGGCTCAAATACAAATGCCGCATCATTCACTTGAAGTTTTTCAAGTGCTTCACGTACATTGTTGTAATCTTCACCTTCCGCTGGATAGATTCCACAATAAACCATAGAGTTTACTTCTTTGTATCCTTCTAGAGGTTCATCCGTCCCATCCTTAGCAAGTGTTATAGTATCACCAACTTTAGCGTCTCTAACATCTTTCATACTAGCTGTCAAATAACCAACTTCTCCGGCTGACAATTGCTTTGTAGGAACCATTTTAGGCGCAAATATACCAACTTCTGTTACTTCAAACTCTCTTTCTGAAGCCATCATTTTAATTTTATCTCCAACCTTTACACTTCCATCTACTACTCTAATATCAGCTATAACACCTCTATAGCTATCATAGAATGAATCAAATATAAGTGCCTTCAGCGGCGCCTCTACATCACCTTCTGGCGCAGGTATGTTTTCTACTATAGCCTCTAGTACTTGTTCTATATTAGTTCCATCTTTGGCCGATATAAGAGGAATACCCTCTGTATCTAATCCTATAACATCTTCTATCTCCAATTTGATTTCATCCGGTCTAGCACTTGGTAAGTCTATCTTGTTTATAACTGGCATGATTTCCAAATCTTGATCTAGCGCTAGATATGTGTTCGCTAGTGTTTGAGCTTCTATTCCCTGTGCTGCGTCCACTATTAAAACCGCACCTTCGCAAGCTGCCAAACTTCTAGATACTTCGTATGTGAAATCGACATGTCCTGGTGTATCTATAAGATTTAGCAAATACTCTTGTCCATCATTTGCCTTGTATACTAGTCTTATAGTTTGTAGCTTTATTGTAATTCCTCTTTCTCTTTCCAAATCCATATTATCTAGAACTTGTTCTTTCATCTCTCTTTGCGTAAGCAATCCTGTCTTTTCTATCAATCTATCTGCCAAAGTTGACTTTCCATGATCGATATGAGCGATAATTGAAAAGTTACGAATATACTTTTGATTATTAAATTTGCTCATGTCTTATCTATTCCTCCATCCACTTGTTACTCTAATAATTTATTGTACTGATCCCA
The Tissierellales bacterium DNA segment above includes these coding regions:
- the hemW gene encoding radical SAM family heme chaperone HemW, with amino-acid sequence MKIGVYIHIPFCKSKCKYCDFASYPSQFKNREKYFEALKKEISLRSEKAKSILDDEENIEIDTIYIGGGTPSIVEPKYIEQVIECLKSEFDLSNCREFSIEMNPNTVTEDKILSYKNMGVNRFSLGLQSTNDDHLKAIGRCHKYSDFLNAINIIKKCGIENINADLIYNLPDETLEDVINDIDRLASLDIQHISFYSLTLMEETPLYNLYIEGKLNMPDEELERDMYHKGIARLKEKGFYQYEISNFARSERECKHNIIYWETKPYIGLGLAAHSYFDDRRWGNESEFDKYINLVEKNTLPEIKESIEHIGRDEKIFEYLMLNLRMTKGFELDDYESRFGAELDDEHIKIFEKLIDEELIEKTRKGYKLSIKGMDLSNYVFEQLMDF
- the lepA gene encoding translation elongation factor 4; the protein is MSKFNNQKYIRNFSIIAHIDHGKSTLADRLIEKTGLLTQREMKEQVLDNMDLERERGITIKLQTIRLVYKANDGQEYLLNLIDTPGHVDFTYEVSRSLAACEGAVLIVDAAQGIEAQTLANTYLALDQDLEIMPVINKIDLPSARPDEIKLEIEDVIGLDTEGIPLISAKDGTNIEQVLEAIVENIPAPEGDVEAPLKALIFDSFYDSYRGVIADIRVVDGSVKVGDKIKMMASEREFEVTEVGIFAPKMVPTKQLSAGEVGYLTASMKDVRDAKVGDTITLAKDGTDEPLEGYKEVNSMVYCGIYPAEGEDYNNVREALEKLQVNDAAFVFEPETSVALGFGFRCGFLGLLHLEIIQERLEREFDLDIITTAPGVIYNIMKTDGQMIQLQNPSDLPPVQEIDYMEEPMVRANIMTPTDFVGPIMDLCQNKRAIFKDMEYIEETRVIMHYEIPLNEVIYDFFDALKSKTKGYASLDYELIGYKRSELVKLDILINKELVDAFSIIVHKEKAYERGRSIAERLKEVIPRHMFVVPIQASVGTKVIARETIRAMRKDVLAKCYGGDISRKKKLLQKQKEGKKRMRNVGSVNVPQEAFLAVLKFDEK